A genomic segment from Peribacillus sp. ACCC06369 encodes:
- the pepT gene encoding peptidase T produces the protein MKNEIIERFTSYVKVDTQSNEANPSCPSTPGQLTLANTLVQELQSIGMKEVTIDQNGYVMATLPANSKKDIPTVGFLAHVDTATDFTGKDVKPQIVDNYDGKDLTLHEKLGVILSPNDFPSLKNYKGHTLITTDGTTLLGADNKAGIAEIMTAMDYLIQHPEIKHGKIRVAFTPDEEIGRGPHKFDVDAFDAQFAYTVDGGPLGELEYESFNAASARILIKGTNIHPGTAKGKMVNSAKIAMELHNKLPVAEAPEYTEGYEGFYHLLSFHGDVEETKLSYIIRDFDRQKFNERKVYITKVIEDLKEKYGQNRIQLELQDQYYNMKEKIEPVKEIVDIAHEAMEKLGIKPKISPIRGGTDGSQLSYMGLPTPNIFTGGENFHGKYEFISVDNMVLATKVIVGIASLLEEKAK, from the coding sequence GTGAAAAATGAAATCATTGAAAGATTCACTTCTTATGTGAAAGTGGATACCCAATCGAATGAGGCAAATCCATCATGCCCCTCTACACCCGGACAGTTGACCTTGGCAAATACATTGGTCCAGGAACTTCAATCCATTGGGATGAAGGAAGTGACAATTGATCAGAATGGCTATGTCATGGCAACCTTGCCAGCCAATTCAAAAAAGGATATTCCGACAGTTGGATTTTTGGCTCATGTCGATACAGCAACGGATTTCACCGGGAAAGATGTAAAACCACAGATCGTTGACAACTATGATGGCAAAGATCTTACTTTACATGAAAAATTGGGTGTCATCCTCTCACCTAATGATTTCCCTTCGCTCAAGAACTACAAAGGGCATACCTTGATTACAACGGATGGAACAACCCTGTTGGGAGCAGATAATAAGGCTGGCATTGCCGAAATCATGACTGCCATGGATTATTTGATACAGCATCCGGAAATCAAGCATGGAAAAATTCGTGTTGCCTTCACTCCCGATGAGGAAATCGGCAGGGGACCACATAAGTTTGATGTAGATGCTTTTGATGCCCAATTTGCCTACACCGTGGACGGCGGCCCACTTGGGGAACTTGAATATGAGAGCTTCAATGCTGCATCGGCCAGGATCCTGATCAAAGGTACGAATATTCACCCTGGTACGGCTAAAGGAAAAATGGTGAACTCGGCTAAAATCGCCATGGAACTCCATAATAAGCTCCCAGTGGCAGAAGCACCGGAATATACGGAGGGTTACGAAGGATTTTATCATCTTCTTTCTTTTCACGGCGATGTGGAAGAGACCAAGCTCTCTTACATCATCAGGGATTTCGACCGCCAAAAATTTAATGAACGTAAGGTATATATAACGAAAGTCATCGAAGATTTAAAAGAAAAATACGGGCAGAATCGTATCCAACTTGAATTACAGGACCAATATTACAACATGAAGGAAAAAATTGAACCCGTGAAGGAAATCGTGGATATTGCCCATGAAGCAATGGAGAAACTCGGTATAAAACCAAAAATCTCGCCAATACGCGGTGGTACGGACGGATCTCAATTATCGTATATGGGACTGCCAACACCCAACATTTTTACGGGCGGAGAGAACTTTCATGGCAAATATGAATTTATTTCCGTCGATAATATGGTCCTGGCCACAAAGGTGATTGTTGGCATTGCATCGCTTCTTGAAGAAAAAGCGAAGTAG
- a CDS encoding catalase: MTKANESGRIDEQSKQRQLEQYRVDDNGKKMTTNQGLRISEDEHSLKAGTRGPTLMEDFHFREKMTHFDHERIPERIVHARGSGAHGYFQVYEPMTEYTKAKFLQDPTVKTPVFVRYSTVAGSRGSADSVRDVRGFSTKFYTEEGNYDLVGNNIPVFFIQDAIKFPDLIHAVKPEPHNEIPQAASAHDTFWDFVANNEETAHMVMWHLSDRAIPRSFRMMEGFGVHTFRFVNEEGVAHFVKFHWKPVLGVKSLVWDEAQKIAGKNPDFHRQDLWEAIDTGNYPEFEFGVQMIKEEDEFKFDFDILDPTKLWPEEQIPVKIIGKMVLNQNTDNFFAETEQIAFHPGHVVPGIDFSNDPLLQGRLFSYTDTQLSRLGGPNFHELPINRTVAPVHNNQRDGMHRMSINPGPVSYHKNSLAGNSPEPASEEEGGYAHYQEKVDGRKVRQRSESFKDHYSQAKLFWNSMTEVEKEHIIQAFHFEVGKVKSKDVQQQIVEMFSNVDVELAETIAIGVGVNPPTNKSDVKLDWASPALSQEQMKVNTAATRKVAILAADGFNGSEVNQVLESFKSTGITAEIISNNRGVITSSKGQQVEVNQTFLTADSVLFDAVYVAGGQESVDTLKASKEPIYFVDEAYNHFKAIGAGKEGAEILTKAGIGSIEPAGGIVAVSEKNGVAAFIEAIAKHRHWTRA, translated from the coding sequence ATGACAAAAGCAAATGAAAGCGGAAGAATCGATGAACAAAGTAAGCAACGGCAGTTGGAACAATATCGAGTGGACGATAATGGGAAAAAGATGACGACTAACCAAGGTTTGCGTATTTCCGAGGATGAACATTCTTTGAAAGCGGGAACCCGCGGTCCCACTTTGATGGAGGACTTTCATTTTCGTGAAAAAATGACTCATTTTGACCATGAGCGTATTCCTGAGCGGATTGTGCATGCACGTGGGTCTGGAGCACATGGATATTTTCAGGTATATGAGCCGATGACCGAATATACAAAGGCCAAGTTTCTACAAGACCCTACAGTCAAGACGCCAGTATTCGTTCGTTACTCCACGGTAGCGGGTTCCCGCGGATCGGCAGACTCGGTTCGTGATGTCAGGGGATTCTCGACAAAGTTTTATACCGAGGAAGGAAACTACGATTTGGTTGGAAATAATATTCCGGTATTTTTTATCCAGGATGCCATTAAGTTCCCTGATTTAATTCATGCCGTTAAACCTGAACCTCATAACGAAATACCTCAGGCTGCGTCTGCCCATGATACTTTTTGGGATTTCGTCGCCAACAATGAAGAAACGGCACATATGGTCATGTGGCACCTTTCAGATAGGGCCATACCAAGAAGTTTCCGGATGATGGAAGGGTTTGGTGTCCACACATTCCGATTTGTGAATGAAGAAGGTGTGGCCCATTTCGTTAAATTCCATTGGAAGCCTGTACTGGGAGTTAAATCCCTTGTTTGGGATGAAGCGCAGAAAATTGCAGGGAAAAATCCTGATTTTCACCGCCAAGATCTGTGGGAAGCAATAGATACTGGAAATTATCCTGAATTTGAATTTGGCGTGCAAATGATTAAGGAAGAAGATGAATTCAAATTCGATTTTGATATCCTCGATCCCACTAAACTATGGCCGGAAGAACAAATCCCGGTGAAAATAATCGGGAAAATGGTTTTGAACCAAAATACGGATAACTTTTTTGCAGAGACGGAACAGATAGCTTTCCATCCGGGGCATGTTGTACCGGGTATTGATTTTTCAAATGATCCGCTGCTTCAGGGTCGTTTATTCTCATACACCGATACCCAGCTATCCCGATTGGGAGGCCCGAACTTCCACGAGCTTCCCATTAATAGGACGGTTGCCCCCGTTCATAATAATCAACGCGATGGCATGCACCGAATGTCAATAAATCCAGGGCCTGTCAGTTATCATAAAAACTCCCTTGCAGGTAACTCTCCTGAACCTGCTTCAGAGGAGGAAGGCGGCTATGCACATTACCAGGAAAAAGTCGATGGCAGAAAGGTCCGTCAACGCAGTGAAAGTTTCAAGGATCATTACAGCCAAGCAAAACTATTCTGGAATAGCATGACGGAAGTGGAGAAGGAGCATATTATTCAAGCTTTCCATTTTGAAGTGGGAAAAGTGAAAAGTAAGGACGTTCAGCAGCAAATTGTCGAGATGTTCAGTAATGTTGATGTAGAACTGGCAGAAACAATCGCTATTGGAGTGGGGGTGAATCCTCCTACAAACAAGAGTGATGTCAAATTGGATTGGGCTTCCCCGGCTTTAAGCCAAGAGCAAATGAAAGTAAACACGGCCGCAACAAGAAAAGTGGCGATCTTGGCTGCCGATGGTTTCAACGGATCAGAGGTTAATCAAGTTTTGGAATCCTTTAAATCAACAGGTATAACTGCTGAAATCATCAGTAATAATCGTGGAGTGATTACAAGTTCAAAAGGACAGCAAGTTGAGGTGAATCAGACATTCCTGACAGCCGATTCGGTACTTTTCGATGCTGTATATGTGGCAGGAGGCCAGGAGAGTGTCGATACGCTAAAGGCATCCAAGGAACCAATTTACTTTGTTGATGAAGCTTACAATCATTTCAAGGCGATTGGTGCAGGAAAAGAAGGAGCCGAGATTTTAACGAAGGCAGGCATAGGTTCCATTGAGCCAGCCGGAGGCATTGTAGCTGTTTCGGAGAAAAATGGTGTAGCTGCCTTTATCGAGGCAATTGCCAAGCACCGTCACTGGACACGCGCTTAA
- a CDS encoding DEAD/DEAH box helicase, with amino-acid sequence MNELGFTDYTLSDEIVRALESLGYQHPTEVQREVIPVALKKRDLVVKSQTGSGKTASFGIPICEMVDWEENKPQALILTPTRELAVQVKEDITNIGRFKRIKATAVYGKHPFALQKAELKQKSHVVVGTPGRVLDHIEKGTFALERLTHLVIDEADEMLNMGFIEQVEAIIKELPKNRVTMLFSATLPESIKKLCKQYMKDPLDIEIKAKGLTTEKIEHALIEVKEDDKFSLLRDVTITENPDSCIIFCRTKDRVDQVCEQLMDLEYPCDMIHGGMLQEDRLAVMNEFRRGEFRYLVATDVAARGIDIDNITHVINYDLPLEKESYVHRTGRTGRAGKKGKAITFVTPYEDKFLTEIQGYIGFEIPKMPVPTKEDVSNKKMDFEAKLEARPKIKKDKSEKLNKQIMKLYFNGGKKKKIRAVDFVGTIAKIDGVNAEDIGIITIQDNVSYVEILNEKGPLVLKVMKNTKVKGKLLKVSEAFKN; translated from the coding sequence ATGAATGAATTAGGTTTTACTGATTATACATTAAGCGATGAAATTGTAAGGGCATTAGAAAGCTTGGGATATCAACATCCAACCGAAGTACAGCGTGAAGTGATTCCAGTGGCGCTGAAAAAGCGGGATCTTGTTGTTAAATCCCAAACGGGAAGTGGCAAGACCGCTTCATTCGGCATACCGATTTGCGAAATGGTCGATTGGGAGGAGAATAAGCCTCAAGCGCTTATTTTAACACCGACACGTGAGCTTGCTGTACAGGTAAAAGAGGATATCACGAATATAGGAAGATTCAAAAGGATAAAGGCTACTGCGGTTTATGGAAAACATCCATTCGCACTGCAAAAAGCGGAATTGAAACAAAAAAGCCATGTAGTCGTTGGAACACCGGGGCGGGTTCTGGATCATATCGAGAAAGGGACATTCGCCTTGGAACGCTTAACTCATTTAGTTATTGATGAAGCGGATGAAATGCTGAATATGGGCTTCATTGAACAAGTGGAAGCCATTATTAAAGAGCTTCCGAAAAATAGGGTAACCATGCTGTTCTCTGCCACATTACCTGAGAGTATAAAAAAGCTTTGTAAGCAATATATGAAAGATCCTTTGGATATTGAAATCAAAGCAAAGGGTTTAACGACGGAGAAAATAGAACATGCACTTATTGAAGTGAAAGAGGATGATAAGTTTTCCCTGCTTAGAGACGTCACCATCACGGAAAACCCCGATAGCTGCATCATTTTCTGTCGGACGAAAGATCGGGTGGACCAAGTATGCGAACAGCTAATGGATCTGGAATATCCTTGTGATATGATTCACGGCGGCATGCTTCAGGAAGATCGCCTTGCAGTGATGAATGAATTCAGAAGAGGGGAATTCCGCTATTTGGTTGCGACGGATGTTGCTGCACGTGGAATTGACATCGATAATATAACCCACGTGATTAACTATGACCTGCCATTGGAAAAGGAAAGTTACGTACATCGAACTGGAAGAACGGGCCGTGCCGGGAAAAAAGGAAAAGCCATTACTTTTGTGACGCCGTATGAAGACAAATTCCTTACTGAGATTCAAGGCTATATCGGTTTTGAAATCCCTAAGATGCCCGTTCCAACAAAAGAGGATGTCTCCAATAAAAAAATGGATTTCGAAGCGAAACTGGAAGCTCGTCCAAAGATAAAAAAAGATAAAAGTGAAAAATTGAATAAACAAATCATGAAGTTGTATTTCAATGGCGGAAAGAAAAAGAAAATCAGGGCTGTTGATTTTGTCGGAACTATCGCAAAAATTGATGGTGTGAATGCTGAGGACATCGGGATCATTACAATACAGGATAATGTTTCTTATGTGGAAATATTGAATGAAAAGGGACCGCTTGTCTTGAAAGTGATGAAAAATACGAAAGTAAAAGGCAAACTTTTGAAGGTTTCAGAGGCCTTTAAGAACTAA
- a CDS encoding heme oxygenase — MIIVTNRIRVKKGMGAAMAPGFTAPGPLDTTEGFVKVEVLLTQNLSDHDELSVNMYWENLDNFTAWRNSDAFKAAHKRPEPSSGEAKKESPILGSELTTYEVASVKEIAK; from the coding sequence ATGATAATCGTAACGAATAGAATCAGAGTCAAAAAAGGGATGGGGGCAGCCATGGCCCCAGGATTTACTGCACCAGGTCCACTTGATACAACGGAAGGCTTCGTAAAAGTTGAAGTATTATTAACGCAGAACTTATCGGATCACGATGAATTGAGCGTTAATATGTATTGGGAAAACCTTGATAACTTTACTGCTTGGAGAAATAGCGATGCATTCAAAGCTGCACATAAACGTCCTGAACCTAGTTCCGGTGAAGCTAAAAAAGAATCTCCAATTCTAGGCAGCGAGCTTACTACGTATGAAGTCGCCTCAGTAAAAGAAATAGCTAAATAA